In one window of Thermodesulfobacteriota bacterium DNA:
- a CDS encoding efflux RND transporter periplasmic adaptor subunit, which translates to MKKKILFGLGAAVILAAVAAFWLSAGQGTGAEERKTAKAGIGDLKIEAAANGVINPEVEVIVKSKAGGEIIDFPFNEGDLVKKGEVVVSLDPATEEARAKQAEAVLLMAEARLEKARIALKDAGVRLKRQGTLYEDGIISRQELDDSEIVFEKAGADVKLSEAELLQSAEALKEARDRLADTKIKSPFTGTILKKFVDRGQVISSTISSASDGTQIFSIANLDDIFVTAHIDEVDISKIRPGQDVEVRADSLPGRKFQGAVERVAPKGRTEMAITVFDVVVRVTDRDKALLKPGMTADVKIVTSTKNGVVLVPREAIKTLNRKTGVYVVKGREQEFVQVETGETDGTLIEVKGGIGEGAEVVTSPVSPDRKDNRRRRFLI; encoded by the coding sequence ATGAAAAAGAAGATATTGTTCGGGCTCGGAGCGGCCGTTATCCTGGCAGCCGTCGCGGCATTCTGGCTGAGCGCCGGGCAAGGCACGGGCGCGGAAGAGAGAAAGACCGCAAAGGCCGGGATAGGGGACCTCAAGATAGAGGCCGCTGCCAACGGGGTCATAAACCCCGAGGTCGAGGTCATAGTCAAGAGCAAGGCGGGCGGCGAGATAATAGACTTCCCGTTCAACGAGGGCGACCTGGTGAAAAAAGGCGAGGTGGTAGTAAGCCTCGACCCGGCAACCGAGGAGGCCAGGGCAAAGCAGGCCGAGGCGGTGCTCCTCATGGCCGAGGCGAGGCTTGAGAAGGCCAGGATAGCCCTCAAGGACGCCGGGGTGAGGCTCAAAAGGCAGGGGACGCTCTATGAGGACGGCATCATCTCGCGGCAGGAACTCGATGATTCCGAGATAGTTTTCGAGAAGGCCGGGGCCGACGTGAAGCTCTCGGAGGCCGAGCTCCTGCAGTCCGCAGAGGCGCTTAAAGAGGCCAGGGACAGGCTCGCTGACACGAAGATAAAGTCGCCTTTCACAGGGACGATACTGAAGAAGTTCGTGGACAGGGGGCAGGTCATATCATCGACCATCTCGTCCGCCTCCGACGGCACGCAGATATTCAGCATCGCCAACCTTGACGACATATTCGTCACCGCGCACATAGACGAGGTGGACATCTCGAAGATAAGGCCCGGGCAGGACGTGGAAGTGAGGGCCGATTCCCTGCCGGGAAGGAAGTTCCAGGGGGCGGTCGAGCGGGTCGCGCCCAAGGGGAGGACCGAGATGGCAATAACGGTCTTCGACGTGGTCGTGAGGGTCACGGACAGGGACAAGGCGCTCCTTAAGCCGGGCATGACCGCTGACGTAAAGATAGTAACGAGCACTAAAAACGGCGTGGTCCTTGTCCCGAGGGAGGCCATAAAGACGCTTAACAGGAAAACCGGGGTTTACGTCGTAAAGGGCAGGGAGCAGGAATTCGTGCAGGTAGAGACAGGCGAGACCGACGGGACCCTGATCGAAGTAAAGGGAGGCATCGGCGAGGGGGCCGAGGTCGTAACATCGCCGGTGAGCCCCGACAGGAAGGACAACAGGAGGAGAAGGTTCCTCATCTGA
- a CDS encoding TolC family protein: MPNIRILAVLASLLALLSGAPAYAETLELGFRSGILMLLDNNLDLGVRRLEPKSVDARVLGAHGAFDPVAFGTLSRQDISTPLSSRSSVAAGGLRSIESESYYLNAGVTGRTGLGTQYTLEATSAWTADTLSGQEFEYESFTGVSIRQPLLRGYGDSNLVDINLLRKDRQISEEVLKRALLDALTFYGEAWWSLMNARGALDVRTESLRLAETLLEAGRKRLEAGVISRLELVQAEAAVASREEDVLIARKAVQSAERSFKSLIAGDPYEMAGTEVVPAGDGTLKPPGEGLEASVAKALEARPEYLEARAALERNRIQARYAKNLGYPAVDVEARFGYSGLGESFSGSFSGLDSNPQWLVGLAFSYPLGNRTARGSQEAAGVEALQLKMLLKRIEQDIVFGLDEAIKAIDTDKKRLEAADESVALAEETLAAEERKLAAGRSTTFNVLRIQDDLLQSKLKRLDAVSGYNIALLRFYREKGTLLEELGINIKDASEVR, encoded by the coding sequence ATGCCTAACATCCGGATACTTGCCGTACTTGCCTCGTTACTGGCACTCCTTTCAGGCGCGCCCGCCTATGCAGAGACCCTTGAGCTCGGCTTCAGAAGCGGCATCCTCATGCTCCTCGACAATAACCTCGACCTTGGCGTAAGGAGGCTTGAGCCGAAATCGGTCGACGCAAGGGTGCTCGGCGCCCACGGGGCGTTCGACCCGGTCGCCTTCGGCACGCTCTCGAGGCAGGACATATCCACGCCCTTGAGCTCGCGTTCGAGCGTTGCCGCGGGCGGGCTCCGCTCGATAGAGTCCGAGTCTTATTATCTCAACGCAGGCGTTACGGGGCGGACCGGACTCGGCACCCAGTACACCCTCGAGGCGACTTCCGCCTGGACAGCTGACACCCTGAGCGGACAGGAGTTCGAATACGAGTCCTTTACCGGGGTCTCTATCCGCCAGCCGCTCCTCCGGGGCTACGGCGACTCGAACCTCGTCGATATAAACCTTTTGAGGAAGGACAGGCAGATATCCGAGGAAGTGCTCAAGCGCGCCCTTCTGGACGCGCTTACCTTTTACGGCGAGGCATGGTGGAGTCTAATGAACGCCCGGGGCGCGCTGGACGTGCGGACTGAATCCCTAAGGCTGGCCGAGACCCTTCTCGAAGCCGGAAGAAAACGCCTGGAGGCCGGCGTCATCTCCAGGCTCGAGCTCGTGCAGGCCGAGGCTGCAGTCGCGTCGAGGGAAGAGGACGTGCTGATAGCGAGGAAGGCGGTCCAGTCCGCCGAGCGCTCGTTTAAGTCTCTTATCGCGGGCGACCCATATGAAATGGCCGGCACCGAGGTCGTCCCGGCAGGGGACGGGACGCTCAAGCCCCCGGGGGAAGGTCTCGAGGCCTCGGTAGCGAAAGCGCTCGAGGCCAGGCCCGAGTACCTTGAGGCCCGGGCCGCCCTCGAAAGAAACAGAATACAGGCGAGGTACGCGAAGAACCTCGGATATCCTGCCGTTGACGTCGAGGCCAGGTTCGGCTATAGCGGCCTCGGCGAGTCTTTTTCCGGCTCGTTCAGCGGGCTGGATTCCAACCCCCAATGGCTCGTGGGCCTCGCCTTCAGCTACCCGCTCGGGAACAGGACGGCCAGGGGCTCGCAGGAGGCCGCTGGCGTTGAAGCGCTCCAGCTTAAGATGCTCCTAAAGCGAATCGAGCAGGATATCGTCTTCGGGCTCGACGAGGCCATAAAGGCGATAGACACCGACAAAAAGAGGCTTGAAGCGGCGGATGAGTCGGTAGCGCTCGCGGAAGAAACGCTCGCGGCGGAAGAGAGGAAGCTCGCGGCAGGGAGGTCGACGACCTTCAACGTCTTGAGGATCCAGGACGACCTACTCCAGTCGAAGCTCAAGCGGCTTGACGCCGTGTCGGGGTATAATATCGCGCTCCTCAGGTTCTACAGGGAAAAGGGGACCCTCCTTGAGGAGCTTGGCATCAACATAAAAGACGCTTCAGAGGTGAGATGA
- a CDS encoding methylenetetrahydrofolate reductase C-terminal domain-containing protein: protein MIITEKKDIHEILGSLDGKKTVYLFGCNSCAEQCSTGGKKELDEMARLLEENGIKVLGSSLPEETCYRQLVLKAYRENESLKEAEAVLVLACGAGVRTVADVAEETQPVLPALDSNYLATVERVGRFFEGCSLCGECVLAATGGICPHTECPKGLLNGPCGGVADGMCEVNIECECAWVRIYRRLERQKRLGLLKKTAPPKDHSVGIRPRKTLLREPARPAGKKTT from the coding sequence ATGATAATCACCGAAAAGAAAGACATACATGAGATACTCGGGTCGCTCGATGGTAAAAAGACCGTGTACCTCTTCGGCTGCAACTCCTGCGCCGAGCAGTGCTCGACCGGCGGGAAAAAAGAGCTCGATGAGATGGCCCGCCTCCTGGAGGAGAACGGCATAAAGGTACTGGGGAGCTCGCTCCCGGAAGAGACCTGCTACAGGCAGCTGGTACTGAAGGCCTACAGGGAGAACGAGAGCCTCAAGGAGGCCGAGGCGGTGCTTGTGCTCGCCTGCGGCGCTGGCGTCCGGACGGTCGCGGATGTGGCTGAAGAGACGCAGCCCGTTCTCCCGGCGCTGGACTCGAACTACCTCGCAACCGTCGAGCGGGTCGGCAGGTTCTTCGAGGGGTGCTCCCTCTGCGGCGAATGCGTACTGGCGGCGACCGGCGGCATATGCCCGCACACGGAATGCCCCAAGGGCCTCCTTAACGGCCCGTGCGGCGGCGTGGCAGACGGCATGTGCGAGGTCAACATCGAATGCGAGTGCGCCTGGGTGCGCATATACAGGAGGCTTGAGCGGCAGAAACGACTCGGCCTCCTCAAGAAGACGGCCCCTCCCAAGGACCACTCAGTCGGCATAAGGCCGAGAAAGACCCTTTTGAGGGAGCCCGCGAGGCCAGCAGGAAAAAAAACGACCTGA
- the folD gene encoding bifunctional methylenetetrahydrofolate dehydrogenase/methenyltetrahydrofolate cyclohydrolase FolD, with amino-acid sequence MKRAAIIDGKEIAARVRAELKSEILALKEESGIVPGLTVVLVGENQASQLYVRNKVKACEEVGIRSDRHALPESTTQEELLRLIRDLNASRDVHGILVQLPLPKQINEETVLEEISPRKDVDGFHPYNIGRLMIGNPVLQPCTPYGVMHLIDSTGMDLSGKDAVVIGRSNIVGKPMSMMLLRRNATVTICHSKTRDLPERVSGADVVVAAVGRAEFVRGDWVKEGAVVIDVGINRTPEGRLVGDVDFDGASRRAGFITPVPGGVGPMTIAMLLKNTVEAAKRSAS; translated from the coding sequence ATGAAGAGAGCCGCTATAATAGACGGGAAGGAAATCGCCGCCAGGGTAAGGGCGGAGCTCAAGTCCGAGATACTTGCCTTGAAGGAGGAGTCCGGCATAGTCCCGGGCCTCACCGTGGTACTGGTGGGAGAGAACCAGGCCTCCCAGCTCTATGTGCGGAACAAGGTCAAGGCCTGCGAGGAGGTCGGCATAAGGTCTGACAGGCACGCCCTCCCCGAATCCACCACCCAGGAAGAGCTCCTTCGCCTCATAAGGGACCTGAACGCATCGAGGGACGTGCACGGCATACTTGTCCAGCTTCCGCTCCCCAAGCAGATCAACGAGGAGACCGTCCTCGAGGAGATATCTCCACGGAAAGACGTCGACGGCTTCCATCCTTACAATATCGGGCGGCTAATGATAGGTAATCCGGTGCTCCAGCCCTGCACCCCGTACGGCGTAATGCACCTCATAGACTCGACCGGGATGGACCTTTCCGGCAAGGACGCCGTCGTCATCGGAAGAAGCAACATAGTCGGCAAGCCCATGTCCATGATGCTCTTGAGGAGAAACGCTACCGTGACCATCTGCCATTCCAAGACAAGGGACCTGCCGGAGAGGGTAAGTGGCGCTGACGTGGTCGTTGCGGCGGTCGGCAGGGCCGAGTTCGTGCGCGGCGACTGGGTAAAGGAAGGGGCCGTTGTCATCGACGTGGGCATAAACCGGACCCCTGAGGGCAGGCTCGTTGGCGACGTTGATTTCGATGGCGCATCCAGGCGGGCCGGCTTCATAACTCCGGTTCCCGGCGGAGTGGGCCCCATGACCATAGCCATGCTCCTTAAGAACACGGTGGAAGCCGCCAAGCGAAGCGCCTCATAA
- a CDS encoding cation:proton antiporter — protein MENIPLLRDIVILLAVSVPLPLSMLLSRLGLPTVVGFLMTGIVIGPYGFGLVKDVHTVELLAQVGVVLLPFTIGLEFSISKLLKIRREGLIGGGLQVGLTVLCVALISLVFGQDLKVAVLLGFVVSLSSTAIVLKLLADRGDVNTPHGNFSVGVLIFQDLAVVLMVMVLQSIGLNGEASPLDISKKLGVSFAAFAVIVAGVVWLIPRLFDQVVKLRNREVFILTTVLVCLGTAWFTSLFGLSLALGAFIAGLAISESEYSNQIVAEVIPFRDTFSSLFFISIGMLLDLSFFIGHIGWIALLVAAIIAAKALVVIGIGRVLKYPFRLSVIVGLNLAQIGEFSFILIKMGQDYNLLNEVLYSPSWPRP, from the coding sequence ATGGAAAACATACCGCTTCTAAGGGACATAGTAATCCTGCTTGCGGTCTCGGTGCCGCTGCCGCTAAGCATGCTCCTTTCAAGGCTTGGTCTCCCGACCGTCGTGGGATTCCTCATGACCGGCATCGTCATCGGCCCCTACGGGTTCGGGCTCGTGAAGGACGTGCATACCGTGGAGCTCCTTGCGCAGGTCGGGGTGGTGCTCCTCCCTTTCACCATCGGCCTCGAGTTCTCTATTTCCAAGCTCCTTAAGATACGGCGCGAGGGACTTATCGGCGGCGGGCTCCAGGTGGGGCTCACGGTGCTTTGCGTCGCGCTCATCTCCCTTGTTTTCGGGCAGGACCTTAAAGTCGCCGTGCTCCTGGGCTTCGTCGTGTCCCTTTCATCGACCGCCATCGTCTTGAAGCTCCTGGCCGACAGGGGGGACGTGAATACGCCCCACGGGAACTTTTCGGTCGGGGTGCTCATATTCCAGGACCTGGCCGTGGTCCTCATGGTCATGGTCCTGCAGTCAATAGGGCTTAACGGAGAGGCCTCTCCGCTGGATATTTCGAAGAAGCTCGGGGTCTCGTTCGCGGCGTTCGCAGTAATCGTCGCCGGGGTGGTGTGGCTAATTCCGAGGCTATTCGACCAGGTCGTGAAGCTCCGCAATAGAGAGGTCTTCATCCTCACCACCGTCCTCGTCTGCCTGGGCACGGCCTGGTTCACGTCCCTTTTCGGCCTCTCGCTCGCGCTCGGGGCCTTCATAGCCGGTCTCGCCATCTCGGAATCCGAGTACAGCAACCAGATAGTGGCGGAGGTCATCCCGTTCAGGGACACATTCTCAAGCCTCTTTTTCATATCCATCGGGATGCTCCTAGACCTGAGCTTCTTCATCGGCCATATAGGGTGGATAGCGCTCCTGGTGGCGGCCATCATAGCGGCCAAGGCGCTGGTCGTAATCGGCATCGGGCGGGTACTGAAGTACCCGTTCAGGCTCTCGGTGATAGTGGGCCTGAACCTCGCGCAGATAGGCGAGTTCTCCTTCATCTTGATAAAGATGGGACAGGACTATAACCTCCTTAATGAGGTCCTTTACAGTCCTTCCTGGCCTCGGCCATAA
- a CDS encoding NAD-binding protein, with amino-acid sequence MSLTPFIYQRSARLAFDLGKLLGMGGGHPGQKKTHLSNHVIIIGYGLNGRNLARVLKETGIPHAIMEMNMERVKAAKAEGHSAYFGDASHPEVFKKLGVEKAKMVVTAISDPISTRAIVKTAREISPTVSIIVRTRFVKEVEDLYRLGANQVIPEEFETSVEIFARVLRDYRVPTNIIQNQIDLIRQEGYAMLRNLALSTDRLSRLSAILEKTVMDTFYVDDVCSVAGSTLRDLDFRKRTGATGHSHSKGERGQYEPRAGFQDREGGHTVLLGSHAQLAAAFQILNEKCPVTKA; translated from the coding sequence ATGTCCCTTACGCCATTCATTTACCAGAGGTCGGCCAGGCTCGCCTTTGACCTCGGAAAGCTCCTCGGCATGGGCGGCGGGCACCCGGGGCAGAAAAAGACCCATCTCTCGAATCACGTCATAATAATCGGCTACGGGCTGAACGGGCGGAACCTCGCGCGGGTCTTGAAGGAGACGGGCATCCCCCACGCCATCATGGAGATGAACATGGAGCGGGTGAAGGCGGCCAAAGCCGAGGGGCACAGCGCCTATTTCGGCGACGCGAGCCACCCGGAGGTCTTCAAGAAACTGGGTGTGGAGAAGGCAAAGATGGTGGTGACCGCCATATCAGACCCGATAAGCACGAGGGCGATAGTAAAGACCGCGCGTGAAATAAGCCCGACAGTCTCCATAATAGTGCGGACCAGGTTCGTGAAGGAGGTGGAGGACCTTTACAGGCTCGGCGCCAACCAGGTCATACCGGAGGAGTTCGAGACCTCGGTGGAGATATTCGCGCGCGTGCTCAGGGACTACCGGGTCCCCACGAACATCATCCAGAACCAGATAGACCTTATCCGGCAGGAAGGATACGCGATGCTGCGGAACCTGGCGCTCTCGACCGACAGGCTCTCGAGGCTCTCGGCCATACTGGAGAAGACGGTCATGGACACCTTCTATGTGGACGATGTCTGTTCGGTTGCAGGTTCGACCCTGAGGGACCTGGATTTCAGGAAGAGGACCGGCGCGACGGGTCATAGCCATAGCAAGGGGGAACGTGGCCAATACGAACCCCGGGCCGGATTTCAGGATAGAGAAGGGGGACATACTGTACTTCTGGGGAGCCACGCCCAGCTTGCCGCGGCATTTCAGATACTGAACGAAAAGTGCCCTGTTACGAAGGCATGA
- the acpS gene encoding holo-ACP synthase, with protein MVSLERAERSFSNARFLNSVFTDREIELAYSMREPERHLAGRFAAKEAFVKALSRGILSGIRLRDIEVTATPGGPPAFKLGKKPEGLVAGRSVHLSLSYTSHFAFALVVIGGAARP; from the coding sequence GTGGTTTCCCTCGAAAGGGCCGAAAGGTCTTTTTCAAACGCCCGTTTCCTTAACTCGGTCTTTACAGACCGGGAGATCGAGCTGGCGTACTCCATGAGGGAGCCGGAAAGGCACCTGGCCGGCAGGTTCGCCGCCAAGGAGGCCTTTGTGAAGGCCCTCTCCAGGGGCATCCTCTCGGGCATAAGGCTCAGGGACATAGAGGTCACGGCAACACCCGGCGGCCCTCCGGCTTTCAAGCTCGGCAAAAAGCCCGAAGGCCTTGTGGCCGGCAGGAGCGTACACTTAAGCCTTTCATATACAAGTCATTTCGCATTCGCTCTCGTCGTAATAGGCGGAGCGGCCCGGCCTTAA
- a CDS encoding response regulator transcription factor: protein MAQVVIAMSNILLSEGIARLIGSEKELSVSRILAPGKEYSNEELQSLGSSVVITDFMTLHNSFPGLDEAVKKPPFILIDTDCGRENLVSAVLRKKINGVLLGDSSPELLIKAIKAVAKGDIWLDKQTFKNILHGINALGNEKNSLSPREKEIVQLTGKGLRNKEIAQQLNISETTVKTHLNRIFQKLNIKARSELISYAIKNHAMNNHNMRNTI, encoded by the coding sequence TTGGCACAGGTAGTAATAGCGATGAGCAATATCCTTTTATCCGAGGGTATCGCCAGGCTGATAGGGTCGGAAAAGGAACTCTCGGTTTCCAGAATACTCGCGCCGGGGAAGGAATACTCGAACGAGGAGCTTCAGTCCCTGGGTTCGTCCGTCGTCATAACGGATTTCATGACCCTGCACAATTCGTTCCCCGGCCTTGATGAAGCCGTAAAGAAACCCCCTTTCATCCTCATAGACACGGACTGCGGCAGGGAAAACCTCGTCTCGGCGGTCCTCCGGAAGAAGATAAACGGGGTACTTCTCGGCGATTCGAGCCCGGAACTACTTATAAAGGCGATAAAGGCAGTCGCTAAAGGCGACATCTGGCTTGACAAGCAGACCTTCAAGAACATACTCCACGGCATAAACGCGCTGGGGAACGAGAAAAACTCCCTGTCCCCCCGGGAAAAGGAAATAGTCCAGCTTACTGGAAAGGGGCTAAGGAACAAGGAGATAGCCCAACAGCTCAATATCAGCGAGACGACGGTAAAGACGCACCTTAACAGGATTTTCCAGAAGCTAAATATAAAAGCCCGCTCCGAGCTCATAAGCTACGCGATAAAGAACCACGCCATGAACAACCACAACATGAGGAATACGATTTAA
- a CDS encoding polysaccharide biosynthesis/export family protein → MFSRHLLKMLTCALFALFLAGAPANAANEAGGPEYLIGPEDVLEIVVWRNTELSRLVTVRPDGRITLPLIGELTAAGFTPEELRADIVERLKEYQQSAVVASVIVQSVNSYRVYVLGQVQVPGSYSLKSRTTVLQALSLAGGFSQFASKNKIVLIRKRPDGLDDKIQVKFNDLVYDEESRANEYLLPGDTIFVP, encoded by the coding sequence ATGTTCTCAAGGCACCTGCTTAAAATGCTCACGTGTGCGCTTTTTGCGCTCTTTCTGGCCGGCGCGCCTGCCAATGCCGCCAATGAAGCGGGCGGGCCCGAATACCTGATAGGCCCCGAGGACGTGCTCGAAATAGTGGTCTGGAGGAACACCGAACTGTCAAGGCTGGTCACGGTCAGGCCCGACGGCAGGATAACGCTGCCGCTCATCGGCGAGCTCACGGCCGCGGGCTTCACGCCCGAGGAACTCAGGGCAGATATAGTCGAGCGCCTCAAGGAGTACCAGCAAAGCGCGGTCGTGGCCTCTGTAATAGTGCAGAGCGTCAACAGCTACAGGGTGTACGTGCTCGGGCAGGTGCAGGTGCCCGGGAGCTATTCCCTAAAATCCAGGACCACTGTCCTGCAGGCATTGTCGCTCGCCGGTGGTTTCAGCCAGTTCGCGTCCAAGAACAAGATAGTGCTCATAAGAAAACGGCCCGACGGGCTGGATGACAAGATCCAGGTCAAGTTCAACGACCTGGTATACGACGAAGAGAGCCGCGCGAACGAGTACCTTTTGCCGGGAGACACGATTTTTGTTCCGTAG
- a CDS encoding outer membrane beta-barrel protein: MFRRLLLTGLLLSIPASEAWAWVARPSLSTEFRFEKNSGPASDGSGSADDSILRSSPRLDLEKSGMNTGFNAGYAFTWNRYLGDSDRDWTARNAVAGLEMRISHLTELRAGYDFTYTREPREATLTGIEAFRTADIRSHNASVSGSHMISPRLTGTLSLSGGVLEFEDPSAVDSRTFSAGAAGEFRWTERTSFTPAYEYTNLDYDSVPSTDIQSHSLNAGFSTRHSESLTYNISAGLAYSTGLSDRVDWTAAAGLSKSFQRGSVSASYSRGVSDSSGLTDELNISESVTAGLSRNLSDSASFSLSAGYARNRTRPSGAVDLKSFSADAGVRWQPLRWATIGAGISHFNQLSDGITGSDVERNAFYLNLILQNEYRP; the protein is encoded by the coding sequence TTGTTCCGTAGGCTGCTCCTTACCGGTCTTTTATTGTCAATCCCGGCCTCGGAGGCCTGGGCATGGGTCGCAAGGCCCTCGTTATCGACCGAGTTCCGTTTCGAGAAGAACTCCGGCCCCGCATCGGACGGAAGCGGCTCAGCGGACGACAGTATCCTGAGGTCGTCTCCAAGGCTCGACCTTGAAAAAAGCGGCATGAACACCGGCTTCAACGCCGGGTACGCGTTTACCTGGAACCGATACCTCGGCGACAGCGACAGGGACTGGACAGCCCGTAACGCAGTAGCGGGACTTGAAATGAGGATTTCACATTTGACTGAGCTGCGGGCCGGATACGATTTTACCTACACGAGGGAGCCGAGGGAGGCCACCTTGACAGGCATCGAGGCCTTCCGGACCGCCGATATCCGCTCGCATAACGCCAGTGTAAGCGGCTCTCACATGATAAGTCCCAGGCTCACGGGCACGCTCTCGCTTTCCGGCGGCGTCCTCGAGTTCGAGGACCCCTCTGCCGTGGACAGCAGGACGTTCTCGGCGGGCGCAGCCGGAGAGTTCCGCTGGACTGAAAGGACGAGCTTCACCCCGGCATATGAGTACACGAACCTCGACTACGACTCCGTCCCGTCGACGGACATACAGAGCCATTCGCTCAACGCGGGCTTTTCAACCCGGCACTCGGAGAGCCTTACCTATAACATTTCCGCGGGCCTGGCCTATTCGACGGGCCTTAGCGACAGGGTAGACTGGACGGCAGCCGCCGGACTCTCAAAGTCGTTCCAGCGGGGCTCCGTTTCGGCCTCCTACTCGAGAGGCGTATCGGACAGCTCCGGGCTGACCGATGAACTCAACATAAGCGAGTCCGTCACGGCAGGCCTCTCCAGGAACCTGAGCGATTCAGCCTCTTTTTCCTTGTCCGCCGGCTATGCCAGGAACAGGACAAGGCCCTCGGGCGCGGTCGACCTTAAATCATTTTCAGCCGACGCTGGCGTAAGATGGCAGCCGCTACGCTGGGCGACAATCGGCGCCGGCATAAGCCACTTCAACCAGCTCTCAGACGGGATTACCGGCTCGGACGTGGAGAGGAACGCCTTTTATCTCAACCTGATCCTGCAGAACGAATACAGGCCCTGA
- a CDS encoding Wzz/FepE/Etk N-terminal domain-containing protein: MENFNAISFLEAAYRRKWLVIAPAALGTAIAAIVAWLMPSYYLSTTLILVEQQQVPTSYVTPTDVTPFNQRLNTIRQQILSRPNLERIINEFSLYQTSGGLLERAASKADIDMSRPLSRESALNRLVSSLEIRLVGERRAEDAFSISYSGTDPYTTMQVTSALASMFINENLKRREMYAEGTSEFLSDELARAKSELEAQERAVRDFKERYMGGLPEQLDANLRTLDRLQLDLQAVRLEIKGAEDRKIQLETQLNSPVGAVSGPQVNPLVVEMESLQRELTQLLSQYNENYPDVIIVRNRLKELGSLLASNRTGAPETTSAVLPGPEIRNPEAYNNLVSVESQLRSLRTRERELNENIRALEKRVEDTPANEQRYTDLNRNYQISFANYQNLLEKSLNARLAENLEKRQKGERFRIIDPANLPEGPYKPKRGLIALAGTAIGAGLGFGVIFLLEFTSPAFRKPEEFEGLLDFQVIASIPAFEPDPHAKKGRFGRVSGGSGKR; encoded by the coding sequence ATGGAAAACTTCAACGCCATATCCTTTCTCGAGGCGGCATACAGGCGCAAGTGGCTGGTCATTGCGCCCGCCGCGCTGGGCACCGCCATAGCCGCCATAGTGGCCTGGCTCATGCCTTCGTATTACCTCTCCACGACACTGATACTCGTCGAGCAGCAGCAAGTGCCGACGTCCTACGTGACCCCTACGGACGTCACGCCGTTCAACCAGCGCCTCAATACCATCCGGCAGCAGATACTCAGCAGGCCGAACCTGGAACGCATCATAAACGAGTTCAGCCTCTACCAGACGAGCGGCGGCCTCCTCGAGCGGGCGGCTTCGAAAGCGGACATCGACATGAGCAGGCCGCTAAGCCGCGAGAGCGCCCTTAACAGGCTCGTCTCGAGCCTCGAGATACGGCTCGTGGGGGAGAGAAGGGCGGAGGACGCGTTCAGCATCAGCTACTCGGGCACCGACCCCTACACCACCATGCAGGTCACGAGCGCCCTCGCGTCGATGTTCATAAACGAGAACCTTAAGCGGAGAGAAATGTACGCCGAGGGGACCTCGGAGTTCCTGTCTGACGAGCTGGCGCGGGCCAAGAGCGAGCTAGAGGCCCAGGAGCGCGCGGTGCGGGACTTCAAGGAAAGATACATGGGAGGGCTTCCGGAGCAGCTCGACGCGAACCTCCGGACGCTCGACAGGCTACAGCTGGACCTCCAGGCGGTGCGGCTCGAGATAAAGGGCGCGGAGGACAGGAAAATCCAGCTCGAAACCCAGCTTAATTCGCCCGTGGGCGCCGTATCGGGCCCACAGGTCAACCCCCTGGTCGTTGAGATGGAGAGCCTGCAAAGGGAGCTTACGCAGCTCCTTTCGCAGTATAACGAAAACTACCCTGACGTGATAATCGTAAGGAACAGGCTCAAGGAGCTCGGGAGCCTACTTGCCTCGAACAGGACCGGGGCTCCCGAGACGACATCCGCAGTACTCCCCGGGCCTGAGATACGGAACCCCGAGGCCTATAACAACCTCGTTTCGGTCGAATCGCAGCTGCGCTCCCTGAGGACAAGGGAACGCGAACTGAACGAGAACATCCGCGCGCTTGAGAAGCGGGTCGAGGACACCCCTGCCAACGAGCAGCGGTACACGGACCTTAACAGGAATTACCAGATATCCTTCGCCAACTACCAGAACCTCCTTGAAAAGAGCCTGAACGCGCGTCTTGCCGAAAACCTCGAGAAGAGGCAGAAAGGCGAAAGGTTCAGGATAATCGACCCGGCAAACCTGCCGGAAGGTCCGTACAAGCCGAAGCGGGGCCTCATTGCGCTGGCCGGCACGGCCATCGGGGCCGGTCTCGGGTTCGGCGTCATATTCCTCCTTGAGTTCACGAGCCCGGCGTTCAGGAAGCCGGAGGAGTTCGAGGGCCTTCTGGACTTCCAGGTCATCGCCTCGATCCCGGCTTTCGAGCCGGACCCGCATGCGAAAAAGGGCAGGTTCGGGAGAGTAAGCGGGGGGAGCGGGAAGAGATGA